Sequence from the Candidatus Cloacimonadota bacterium genome:
TTGTATCTGCGCTACTATCGATCTTTGCCTGGCGTCGCGCAGAGGCTTCTTCAATGCGCATCTTAGGCAAACCGGTTTGTATTGCTTTAGCCATACCACCCAGTTTTTCCACTTCCATTATATGATCCCAAGCCTTATGCATCAGTTCATTGGTAAGTGTTTCTACGTAATAAGAGCCAGCCCAAGGATCTATAACTTTACACACATTGGTTTCATGCTGTAAGAACAATTGTGTATTACGTGCTATGCGTGCCGAGAAATCGGTAGGCAATGCAATCGCCTCATCCAGTGAATTTGTATGCAGACTTTGAGTATGCCCCATCGTTGCCGCCAAAGCTTCGATACAAGTGCGAGCCACATTATTGAATGGATCCTGCTCGGTGAGGCTCCAACCCGATGTTTGCGAGTGTGTTCTTAGCGCCATGGATTTTGGATTTTGAGGCTTAAATTCCTTGATGATTTTTGCCCAAAGCATGCGTGCACTACGCAATTTAGCTATCTCCATAAAGTAGTTCATACCCTCTGCCCAAAAGAAGGACAATCGCGGTGCAAACACATCAATATCGATTCCCGCAGCTATTCCCGTGCGGGCATATTCCAGCCCATCTGCCAGAGTATATGCCATTTCCAGATCTGCCGTAGCGCCGGCTTCATGCATGTGATATCCGGAAATACTGATACTATTGAACTTCGGCATCTTACGAGAAGTATAACTGAAGATATCGGCAATAATGCGCATGGATGCTTCCGGTGGGTAGATATAGGTATTGCGTACCATATATTCTTTCAAAATGTCGTTTTGGATAGTGCCGTTAAGTTGCTCCGGTTTCACCCCCTGCTCTTCGGCAGCCACGATGTAGAAAGCCATAATCGGGATCACAGCCCCATTCATTGTCATGGATACACTCATTTTATCCAAAGGAATCTGATCGAAGAGAATCTTCATATCCAAAATGCTATCCACTGCCACTCCGGCTTTGCCCACATCCCCTATAACGCGAGGATGATCCGAATCGTAGCCCCTGTGTGTGGCAAGATCAAAAGCTATTGAAAGCCCTTTCTGCCCCATTGCCAGATTGCGGCGATAAAAGGCATTAGATTCTTCTGCTGTCGAGAATCCTGCATATTGACGAATAGTCCACGGCCTCTGCACATACATGCTGGGATATGGCCCTCTTAAATACGGTGCTATGCCGCTCAAATAATCCAAATGTTGCAATTCTTTAATATCTTCGGCGCAATAAACTGGTTTAACGGCTATCTGTTCGTTTGTATGCCAAACATTGTCTATTGTATTAGTTGATACTTCCTTATTTATGATAGAGGAGAAATCCGGTTTGAGTGTCGTAAAAT
This genomic interval carries:
- the scpA gene encoding methylmalonyl-CoA mutase, yielding MKPDFTTLKPDFSSIINKEVSTNTIDNVWHTNEQIAVKPVYCAEDIKELQHLDYLSGIAPYLRGPYPSMYVQRPWTIRQYAGFSTAEESNAFYRRNLAMGQKGLSIAFDLATHRGYDSDHPRVIGDVGKAGVAVDSILDMKILFDQIPLDKMSVSMTMNGAVIPIMAFYIVAAEEQGVKPEQLNGTIQNDILKEYMVRNTYIYPPEASMRIIADIFSYTSRKMPKFNSISISGYHMHEAGATADLEMAYTLADGLEYARTGIAAGIDIDVFAPRLSFFWAEGMNYFMEIAKLRSARMLWAKIIKEFKPQNPKSMALRTHSQTSGWSLTEQDPFNNVARTCIEALAATMGHTQSLHTNSLDEAIALPTDFSARIARNTQLFLQHETNVCKVIDPWAGSYYVETLTNELMHKAWDHIMEVEKLGGMAKAIQTGLPKMRIEEASARRQAKIDSSADTIVGVNKYRLDKEDPIETLEVDNSAVRTAQLARLELLRKNRDESVVQNKLAAITNAAENKDGNLLELAIAAARARASLGEISDAMEKVFGRHQAEIKLISNVYSSEYANMEDIEKVRALTDKFAEQEGRRPRILIAKMGQDGHDRGAKVVATAYADMGFDVDMGPLFQTPEETARQAIENDVHIIGMSSLAAGHKTLLPQLMEELKKHDREDIMVIVGGVIPQADYDYLYQHGASAIFGPGTHLPTAAAKMMEKLLEHNE